cagagtCTCAGCACCAGCCCCTTCCAGGAGCCTCTAGACTCCCACCCTGGTCCCAGCTGCcctgttggggggggggggcggggagagtgggtgcctggggcaggtgagggcagAAGGCCACCAGCCGGAGTGGGGTCCCACCTTGGCTCCTTTTCCGGGCACAGACCTCCAAGAAGTCACGGCCTCCTCCCGGGACCAGAGGGAGCTGCTGTGGGCCTGGCAGGGCTGGCGGGATGCTGTGGGTCACCAGCTCCGCAGCACCTTCAAGCGCTACCTGCAGCTGCGAAGCTCACCGGTGaggcccctcccccgccccacaccTACCAGTCAGCCCAGCCGGGGGCCGACCAGGTGCTGCGTGGGGCTCAGGGCAATGCTGGGAAGGGCGAAGCAGAGTCTGCAGAGGGGAAGGGTGGTGGTAGGACCTGGAGATGGGAACCCTGAGCCCTGCCACTGGGGAGGGCAAGGTGGCTCACTCATTGTGTGGTTCCACGAATGGGGATGgggcacttactgtgtgctggTGCTGGGGAGGTTCTGAGGATGCATAggtgaaaagacaaagaaggtgCCCACCCTCCTAGGGCTTACAGTTCGCTGGGGGACAGACGCACATCTCCAGTTGTTGCCAGCCGGGATGAATGCTGAGCAGGAAGGGGCTGCAGAGAGAGAATAGGGGAGCCCTGCTTCAGCTAGGTGGTCAGGGAAAGCCTTGCTGACGTTTATCCAAGGCCTGAAAGATGGAACGAGCCAGGCAGCAAGAAGAAAAGAGCATCCTGAAGTCCTTGGGAGGAGCTAAAGGAAGGCGGACTGGATGGGTAGGGCTTGAGGTGGGTGAAGAGCGGAACAGGGCTTTACCCAGGTCCTATCCAACCAGGCAAGGGGAAGAGCACACAGTATGTACTTTGCTAAGTGCCTTTCCACCCTGATCTCATCTAATACGGACAGTGGCTTTGGGAGGTGTTTTTCCTGTTTGGCAAATGAAGACCCCTAAGGATCTAGGAGGTCAAGTGGCTTCCCTAGAAGGTGCTTGGGTCTCCTGCCAGCCAGGCCAGGCTGAAGGGTGGTGAGCGCCTCTgagccccctcccctttcctgggTTACAAAGACATGGGGGCCTTATGGCGGTCCACGTACAAGTCCGACACACTGGAAGAAGACCTGGAGCAGCTCTTCCAGGAGCTGCAGCCGCTCTACGTGAACCTGCACGCCTACGTGCGCCTGCGTGCGCCTGCGTGCGCCGGGCCCTGTATCACTTCTACGGGCCCGAGCTCATCGATCCGAGGGAGCCCATCCCAGCCCACGTTCTGGGTAAAACCCCAGCTGGCGGCAGAGGCAGGGCGGGCGGAGTGGGCCTCCAAGCAGGCAGGCGAGCAGGCAGGCGCTCAGGCGGGGGAGAGCCGGTCTCCTGCCTCCTctcagccctccccctccccttccaggcAACATGTGGGCTCAGTCCTGGGTCAGCGTCTTAGACCTGGTCCTGCCCTTCCGGAGAAGCACCCCGAGGACATCACGAAGATCACGTGAGGCCAGGTCAGCGCTCGGCCTCGGTCTGCCCCTGCCCACTCCGCAGCCCTGAGTGGGGCCCCACGCACTTCCTCTTCCTCACAGCAGTGGAAGTCTGAGAAAATGTTCCAAGAGGCTGAAAAATTCGTCACCTCCCTGGGGCTGCTTTCCACCCCTCCTGAGTTCTGGAAAAATGCCATGACGGAAAGGCCAACGGACGGGCGGGAGGTGGAGTGCCACGCATCCGCCTGGGACGTCTACGAGGGGAAGGACTTCAGGTGCTCAGCCTATGGCCAGcatcaccccctgcctctgctcctTCCGCTCTCCACCTGTCTGCCTGGCTCAGGAGggcagcgggggcggggggtgggccaGGTGGGTGAGAGCAAAGGGCTTGGCCGCTGCGTGGATGTGAGGCCTGGAGTAACAGCATAAGGCCCTGCTGGTCTCTGGCTCGACCACCCCCGTCCCTTAACAGAGCTTGAATGGAGAAATCTCTCCTCCCAGGGCATCCCCATGCTCCTTGACCCCTGCCCTTTAACCCTAGGATAAAGAAGTGCACTGAAGTGACCATAGAAGATCTGCTCTCCATCTTCCACCAGATGGGCTATATCCAGTACTTCTTGCAGTACAAGAACCTCTCTGTGATCTTCCACACAGGCGCCAACCCAGCCTTTGAAGAGGCCGTGGGGTCGGTGATCACCCTCTCGGCCTCCTCCCATAAGCACCTGCTCAACAGAGCCCTGCTCAGCCACCAGCACCAGGATGAAGGTGATGGGGACCAAGGGGATCATAGGAGGCCagtctgggcctggggctgcagcTGGGGCTCTCCAGGCAaagctgaggggagggggaactggGAGCAGCCTCCTAACGGCCCCACTTTCCCCAGAAGAGGAGGTCAGTTTCCTGATGAACGTTGCCCTGGAGAAGATCGCCTTCATCCCCTTCGCCTACCTGGTGGACCTGTTTCACTGGAAGGTCTTTGACGGCACCATCGAGAAGGCCGTGTACAACCAGGAGTGGTGGAACCTCAGGTGGGGAGGACCGCTGATCGGGCCCACTGCCCAGGCCCAGCGCTGCTGTGGGCTTTCCCAGGGCTTTCAGGGCAGCCTCAAGGGTACCACCTGCTACTAAAGAGCGCTGCTGCCTCTCCtgtgagggcagagctgggagtgaGATGCTGCTGACCTGGGGCCATGGGGAAGCCCTGGGGTGGCGTTGGCTGTTTGCTGTCACCGGACAAAAGCGTTCCTGCTGAAGTGGGTGGGGCCCGAGCGTGCAGTCGTGGGGGATCATGTCGAGTGCAGCACCAGCTGAGCAGTCCCCTTAGCCTCTCTGGGGATCCTGGGAGCCCGGGAAGCTCGCACATTCGTTGCGCCTGGGCTCCTCCAAGAACAGGACACTGCCTGCCGGGCAGGCCTTCCTGCTCCCCCCCTCCCTTTCTGTGCCCACCAGTGGGACCAGCAGAAGGGGTGTTTGGGGGGCTGAGATCCTTCCCTCCTGTGGAAAGAGTCCTCATGGGACAGGGGCAGGCCCAGTGCCCCCTTTCCTGCTACCtggacacgcacacacacctgcCTCTGACTTAGCATCCCCAGACCTGTCTGCGGGCAACAGAAGGAGCACCACCAGCAGTCGGGCAGCATCAGTCTTGAGTGAGGGGCACCTGTGTCCATCCCATCACTGACCCCTGGCTGTTTGCTTGGGTAATAACTGCCCATGACTATGGCTTCTCCATCTTCACTAGGCCTCAGACTGACCAGCTCAGGTCTGCTTGTGACAGACGACCCTGATGGACCTGCTAGCTCTGCACCAGGCCCTTACGTTGGCCATTCACAGAAGAAGGTGTGACCACCCTGCGGTCACACCGCCATCCAGGGATGGCAGAGCTGGGCGCCCCTCCCTTTGTCCTCTCACCCTCACACCCCCGCCCTGAATACAGGGCCAGGCCTCACTGGAGGGACTGGCGGAGTCTTGACTTCGTGCCCCCTCCGAGGGCACCCCCACCAGCCATCTGAAGTGCCTGCCCAGGaccttttccttcctctcccgGCCATGCCCACCACCACCTGAGTGATGGAAACCTGGGGTTGAGGGAGAGGGACGGCAACTCCTTGGTCCTTGAACAAAAACCTGTCAATGAGAGAGGAACTTCCCTCAGAGGATAGTTCAAGGCTCCAGTGGGCCAACAGTGAAACGATGAGCTTGTTCACAGACTTTGTCTCTTCCCAAAGATGGGTcattttatccccatttcacagacaacATTTTACAACAAGGCTCAGTGACAATAACTTTCCCATAGTCACACAGCTCAGAGGGGCAAAACCAGACCTGAACATGAACGTTATTAGGGTCTGCCCATGACTGTTCTGTGTCCTGCTACCAATTCCCTGATCCCTAAGCCTcggttttcttcatctgtagaatgggaataggAGTAGTACTATACCACAGGGATGtcactctcttttcttcttcttcttttttttttttattggagtatagttgacttaaatgttgtgttagttccagatggacagcacagtgaatcagttatacatatacatatatccactgttttttttttttaagattcttttccatataggccattacagagtattgagtagagttctctgtgctgtacagcaggttctcagaagttatctattttatatatagtagtgtgtatatgtcagtcccaatctcccaatttatcccaccccgtTATCCCCTGGTATCCtcttggcactttttttttttttaaatatttatttatttttggctgtgttgggtcttgatttctgtgagagggctttctctagttgcggcaagtgggggccactcttcatcgtggtgcgcgggcctctcactattgcagcctctcttattgcggagcacaggctccagacgtgcaggctcagtagttgtggctcacgggcctagttgctccgcggcatgtgggatcttcccagaccagggcttgaacccgtgtcccctgcattggcaggcagactctcaaccactgcgccaccagggaagccccggcactTTTTATCAGATGAAACGACCTTGTTGGTTGGTCTACAACCGTCCCCCATCATTAGGATGAAAGCAGTGACCTTGCCTAGCTTATTGCCTCCTGTGCCCCCAGAACCAGGACAATGTTGAGTGAGTCTGTGTGAAGAGCTTGGCACGGTTCCTGCAGAGAGGAAGTGCTCAGTGTTCACTATTGTTATTTGATTCTGATTCCCAATCCCGTGTGTTTTCaactcatttatttaatcagtaaAAATGCATTAAGTGTGCTCTGCATGCCAAGTCGCTTTGATAGCTGTGCAAATGTTTCAAAAGGAAAAGGCTCTGGGAACCCTACCGGATGGCACTATCAAGCCCCCAgtttgccccctgcccccaggttGAAGTCCCAGGGCCTGTGCCCCACTGTCCCTCGGACAGAGAATGACTTTGATCCGGGCACCAAGTTCCACATCTCTGCCAGCTTGCCCTACATTCGGTAAAGGTCTGGGCCCTGCCAGCAGAACCGGCTCTTCGAGTTGGGAGTCGGGGGCATAGGACCCAGGCTGAGGATTTCCAGGAAGGCAGCAGATCCAAACGTCCCCCTgcaccctccccacctcctcccatcaGACGGCACAGCCTTCTGAGGGCCATGCCCTGAACCCACTGGGCTTTTACGTCAGCTCCCGCGTGGAGGGCAGAGCTGATGGGAAAGCGTGTCTCATGTCcctgagaggagggaaggaacgaGGGAGGCCAGCATAGGTTTGATTCAGAAGGCTAGGAAGGAGAGCCCTTGCAGTGCTCCAGGGCCAGCCTACCCCACTGTGACTGCGGACCCAGGCCCACCTCTGCCACCCCTCCCTAGCCAGCCTCGCCTTCTCTCCCCAGGTACTTCCTCAGCCTCGTGCTCCAGTTCCAGTTCCATGAAGCACTCTGCAAGGCCTCAGGCCACGTGGGGCCCCTGCACTGATGCGACTTCTATAACTCCTAGCTGGCTGGGAAGCTCCTGGAGTGagtgccttcctccctcccctgtccttggctccccttccccaccttgcAGGAAGCCTGCCCCAGGGCCCCTCTTCTCACCTGGCCACCCTAGGCCCCCTGAGCAGAGCTTGTGTTCTAGTGGAAGTTCTTCCTTCTGTCAGACTGCAGTCTCTCCTATGTTAATCAAAGCTCATTTCCTCTTGTGTAGCCCCTTGTGGTCAGAGAGACTGTTTAGCCCCTcctgctaacacacacacacacacacacacacacactcactcactcactcactcactcactcactcactccctccctccctcactcacaTAGCCAATAAACCAAACTGTCCCAGATCAGAACCCAGTGTTGGagtcctgcctctgcctccatcttccatCTGAATCCCCTTATTCTTTCCTGGCAAGTCGCTTGCCTAgcctctcagcagcatttgataAGGTGCACTCTGCTTTTTCCACCTTTTCTTGGAAGCATCTGAACCCAGTTCCCAGGCCGATCCAGGTGGCTTTCACACCAGCCTCTTGGCACACTCTGATCAGCTGTGGTCTACTTTGACCCCCTACCCACAGTCTTTTTTCCTGCACTTGGTATCTAGCCCATCCTTTCCATCCCTGCCTCTGTGGCACTGCTTTCTGGTCCTGAAGCAAACCTGGAGTGGGGCGAGAGGCTGACCTGATGGTGGGAAGCATTTACTGCTACAGGCTGGGCTCCCTAACAAGCGCTCTTACAGTGTTTCACGTTAGCAGCTCATAACTTTGCAAAATGgatattattatccacatttcgTAAATGATGAAACCAAAGCTAAGAGAGGTAATGTGATCCCCTAGTGCACATCGCTcaactaggaagtggcagagtcaTGCTTTGAGGCCCAAACTGACTCCAGAACACAATATCTTTCACCCTGTTGCTTGCATAAGTTAAACGATACTGGTCTGGTGAAGTTGACCTAGTCCACTGGTCCTAAGATCAGCGCTCTAACCACTGAAACATGAGGCCCACCCAGTGACAtggtcttttccccattgagtttcaaccgatttcagtaggtccATTACCCTAACATGTCAAGGTCatgttgagggtttttttgggtttttttgttttttttttttgcggtggtgcgtgggcctctcaatgttgtggcgtctcccgttgtggagcacaggctgcggacgcgcaggctcagcggccatggctcacgggcccagccgctccgcggcatgtgggatcttcctggaccagggcacgaacctgcatcccctgcatcggcaggcggactctcaaccactgcgccaccagggaagccccaaagcctcTTTTTAGTATCCTAATAATTACCCACAATAATTTAGTATCCTTTGCAAATTTAATGAGCACATTTGTGATTCCACCATGCCATTCATCAGTAACCACAAGGCCAGATGGAGTTGCAGGACTGGTGCCTGCCTTTGCTTGCAGGAGGGTTACACCTTGCATGCCTTCTTGTCTGCCTAGTCTATTTGCTTTTCTATCTTTTCGTACTACAGCAGTTTATTCTAGTTGACTGCCCAGGTTTGAGCTTCTCTGAATGTGTGAAACATAAGAGGCCTCTCTGCTTCCTGCATTCATGTCTCTGGCTGcctatcatttattcattcagcaaacatttacttgTGCACGTGCCAACCAGCCTGCCCTGCGTCCAGCAGGGGGCAATGGGCCACAGGATAAATCAATAACCGTAATCCAAGAAAGGAGATGGTGCAGTAAGAAAGGGCTTTGATGAACATGTAAAGAGAGTGAGGAGGTCATGCCAGGGGATCAAAGAGGGATCTCTGACCCCCAACGCAGGAGTAGAAAAAATAGCAGACATCCATTTTCTATACATCAACTCACTTTTGTTTTgtggtgttttcttgttttggccgcaccgcgtggcatgtgggatcttagttccccgaccaggaatcgaacccgcaccccctgcagtggaagcctggagtcttaaccattggaccgtcagggaattcccaacatcaACTCACTTTTGACTCTGAGCCTTCATCCCGCTTGGTCGCTGGGACTTTTGAGCTCAGTCATTCTCATCacttcccacccccactccacacAGGGCACACCAGGCTCCCAGGGTGTGACTTGACACCAAGCATGTAGAAGCCTTGCCGGTCGTCACTAGGCATATTGTGGAGGGATGGGGCAGGCACGTGCTtgcaggggagaaggggaggggcaagatcCTTGGCTGCTCTTTTGCCTAACACAGCTTAAAACTTGATTTTGCTATTTTTGACTCATCTTCCTAAATGTGATTGCCGTGGGACAGCCTCTGGGTTGGTTCTCCTGGGAAGAGAGGGTCAAAGTGGACTTGGTCCAAATTCCCAAAGTCCCCTGCCTCACGCAGCCAGCCATGAGGACCTGACCCTGTCCATGGGGCCCGTTGCTGCCACGTTGGAGTTGAGGGCTCCAGGCAGTGCCCAGTTGTCACCCTTGCAAGTTTCATGTGCTGCCCACATCAAACCTCTTGTCCCGCCCAGC
This sequence is a window from Pseudorca crassidens isolate mPseCra1 chromosome 19, mPseCra1.hap1, whole genome shotgun sequence. Protein-coding genes within it:
- the LOC137211677 gene encoding LOW QUALITY PROTEIN: angiotensin-converting enzyme-like protein Ace3 (The sequence of the model RefSeq protein was modified relative to this genomic sequence to represent the inferred CDS: deleted 3 bases in 2 codons; substituted 2 bases at 2 genomic stop codons), with the translated sequence MVVSLISPPCPQLLTLALMNKLYNEAVAKAFLQFYERTAQVVWNQFMEATWNYVTNITKNNRGEMLDKDVERSQHTLALGTRALLFKVASFQDPAVKRMLSKLQNLDRAVLPKEELREYNQIVVHMETTDSMAQVCLNEGPCLPLEPDLQEVTASSRDQRELLWAWQGWRDAVGHQLRSTFKRYLQLRSSPSAQPGADQVLRGAQGNAGKGEAESAEGKGGAPSPFLGYKDMGALWRSTYKSDTLEEDLEQLFQELQPLYVNLHAYAPACACVRRALYHFYGPELIDPREPIPAHVLGNMWAQSWVSVLDLVLPFPAALSGAPRTSSSSQQWKSEKMFQEAEKFVTSLGLLSTPPEFWKNAMTERPTDGREVECHASAWDVYEGKDFRIKKCTEVTIEDLLSIFHQMGYIQYFLQYKNLSVIFHTGANPAFEEAVGSVITLSASSHKHLLNRALLSHQHQDEEEEVSFLMNVALEKIAFIPFAYLVDLFHWKVFDGTIEKAVYNQEWWNLRLKSQGLCPTVPRTENDFDPGTKFHISASLPYIRYFLSLVLQFQFHEALCKASGHVGPLHXCDFYNSXLAGKLLEDVLKLGLSKPWPEALQKITGETKVCTKALMTYFKPLLNWLVAENVRRGDILGWPDFSCSFEGKAFNFGLEAQQEAPVDES